GTGCCGTTGTCCTTCTGCCAGCGGGCCACCGGCTGCCGCTCGTTGACCTGCACCGTCACCGCATCGGGAAAATGCCGCGTCACCACCGCCGAACGGACCCAGGGATCGTCCAGCAGGCCGCGTGCCCGCCACGCCCCGTAGTATAGCCAGCCGAACCCGGGGGTCAGGCCCGCCAGTTCACGCACGCGCCCGGCGCTCAGGTGCCGCTCGCCCGTCACCTCGACGGCGCGGATGGGCAGCGCGAACCAGCTGGCGGCCAGGGCCCCGGTCAGCAAGACGCCCCCGCCAAGCCACCACCAGCGGCGGCGGGAGGGTGGCCGCAGAGTGGACAGCGTGGGGGAGGCCGCGTGCTCCACTTCAGGAGGAGTCCCGTCTGGCCCGTTCACTGCCGCTCCACGGCCCACGGACGCGATGTGGAAGTAGATGCCGCCTGTCCCTGCGCTCCGCCGGGCCATAGCTCGTATTCCAACTCCAGCGGCACACCGACGCGCTGACGGATCAGGTCCAGCAGCGCGTGAACGTCGCCGGCGGTCGCGCCGCCCAGGTTGACGATGAAATTGGCGTGCTCCGGGGCGATCAGCGCGCCCCCCACCCGCGTGCCCTTCAGCCCGGCCTCGTCGATCAGTCGCCCGGCGCCGACGCCACCGGGGTTCTTGAAGGCGCACCCCGGCGTTTTCATCTTGGGCTGGCCCTTGCGGGCAGTGTCGGCCAGCGTCATCTTGGCCAGCACCTCTTCCGGTGTGCTGCGCTGAAGCTTCAGGCGCACCCGCGTCACGATGTGGCCGCGCGGAATGCCGCTGTTGCGGTAGCCCCAGCGCAGGTCGTCGGGGCTGAGCACCTGCAGGCCGTCCGGCGTGGCGATTTCCAGCGTGTGCAGGCCGTCGAACATCTCGCCGTAGCGCGTGCCGGCGTTCATCCAGACCGCGCCGCCCACCTGCGCGGGGATGCCCACGGTGCCTTCCAGGTTGCCCAGCCCCAGCTTTTGCAGCGCGCGGACCAGCCCCGGCAGCGGCACTCCGCCGCCCACCCAGCCGGTCACGAGCGCGTCGCCCTCGCTGAGGTCGGGGTCCGGCGTCAGGTCACGCTCGGCCAGCGGGCCGCTCAGGCGAATCACCCGCTCCGGCACCCCCTCGTCGGCGATCACCAGATTGCTGCCGCCACCCAGGATGCGGTACGGCGCCGACATTGCCTCGGCCAGTTGCTCGTGGGTGGCGACGAACCAGACCTCGGCCTCGCCGCCCACGCCCAGCGTCGTGAAGCGGGCCAGGGGCAGGCGCTGCACACGCGCGCCCGTCTGGCTTTCAGACGCGGCGGTCATGGCCGGGCCCCGGCCGGGTCCACCAGCTCGCGCGCCAGCTTCCAGACGTCGCCCGCCCCCATCGTCACGATCACGTCGCCGGGGGCCGCCGACTCGCTCAGCACACGCAACACCTCGGCGCGGTCCGGCAGGTAGCGCACGCCCGCGTGCCCGTTGGCGGCCATGCGCCCGGAGATCAGCGTGGCGTGGATGCCCTCGATAGGCGTTTCGCTGGCAGCGGCGATGTCCAGCAGCAGCACCTCGTCGGCGTCCATCAGGGCGTCGGCCAGCCGGGGCCAGCTCTGCTGCGTTCTCAGGTACCGGTGCGGCTGAAACACCACCCGCACGCGCCGCCCGGTCTGGCGTGCGGCCTGCACGGCGGCGGCCACCTTGGTGGCGTTGTGCGCGTAGTCGTCGATCACCAGCGCTCCATTCAGGGTGCCGACGCGCTGCCAGCGGCGCCCCGGTCCCCCGAAGGCTGCCAGCGCCGCCGCTGCCGCCTCAAATTCACCGCCGTACAGGTGGCCCACCGCCAGCGCCGCCAGCGCGTTCAGGACGTTGTGCACACCGGGCAGCCCCACACGGGCCTCGCCCAGCGTCTCGCCCTGAAAAGTCACAGTGAACGAGGTCCCATCCGGGTCCGGGCGCAGATTGACGGCGCGGTAATCGGCCCCCATCGCCTGCCCGTAGCTGAGGATCTCTTTTGCCCCGGTACACAGCTCACGCAGCCCCGGCCAGTCGGCGCACAGCAGCACGCGCCCGGACTGCGCGACATACTGCGCGAACCCGGCGTGCTGCTCCTCCACCGTGGCCCAGTACGTCGCCTGATTGCCGCCCACGTGGTCGTCCTCGGCATTGGTGAACACGGCGGTTTCGCTGCCCAGCTCGGCGAAGGCGCGGTCCGACTCGTCCACCTCGGCCACAAAAGGACCGGCGCCCACACGGGCATTGCTGCCGAATTCCGGCACGATGCCGCCCACGAAGGCCGAGGGGTCCAGCCCGGCCCCGATTAGCGCCACGGCGATCATGCTGGTGGTGGTGGTCTTGCCGTGCGTGCCGATCACGCCGATGCTCGGCCCGGCGCGCAGCAGTTCGTCCAGCAGCGCCATGCGCGGGCGGACCTCGATCCCCGCCTCACGCGCGGCCACCAGTTCGGGGTGCGACTTGGGCACCGCCTCAGAGGCCACCAGCACGTCGATTTTGCCGTGGGGCCGGGTGGTGATGTGCGTCGCTGAGTGCCCGCAGTCCACAGGGATGCCCTCGGCCTGCAATTGTGCCGTCAGCTCGGTCACCGACTCGTCGCAGCCGCTGACCCGTGCGCCGCGCGCCCGCAGCAGCCGGGCAAAGGCGCTCATGCCGATGCCGCCGATGCCCATCAGGTGGTAGTGCAGCGGCTCGGGACGGGCCGCGTCGGGGGTGGGGGAAGGCAGGGAAGGGTCAGTCATGTTGGAAGGGGAATGGGGGGCCATCAGCGCAGGCTGCCTTCGATCAGGTCGGCAAAGCGGGCGGCGGCGCCCACCGGGGAGCGGCCCAGCGCCGCGTCGCGCATCTCGGCGCGGGCGGCGGGTGAGGCACACTGTAACACCGCCGCCCCCAGCTCGGCGCTGACGCGGGCCTGCTCGACCAGAATGCCGGCCCCCGCCTCCTGCACCATGCGGGCGTTGTGAAACTGGTGGTTCTCCGCCGATTCGGGCAGCGGCACCATGATGGCCGGCACCCCGTGAAAGGCGGCCTCGGCCAGGGTGCCTGTCCCGGCCCGCGTGATGGCCAGATCCGCCGCCGACCACGCCGCCACCGCGTCCACAAACCCGGTGGCGTGGTACCAGTCCATGTCCTGCACCCGCGAGGCCACCTCTGGAAACCAGCGCGGCCCGGTGGAGTGCAGCACCTGTATCGCCTCGCTGCCCACCGCCTCCGAGACCAGATCGCGGAACAGGTTACGCTCGCCCTGCGGCTCGAACTGCAGGTCGATGCGGGCGGTGGTGGCCGCCGAGCCGCTTTCCAGCAGACCCTCGGTGCCCAGGATGTTGCGCAGCGTGTCTGGAACGTGATTGTTCAGGAACAGCGAGCCCTGCGAGCCGCCCATCACCAGAATGGTCAGCGGGCCGGTGCGCAGCTTCAGACGGCTCAGCGCCGCCATGCGGTCCATGCGTTCCTCGCGCACCGGCATGCCCACCATCGTCGCCTTGCGGGGGTCCAGGCCCAGCACCCGCTCGTAGGCGGTACCCACCGCCCGCGCCCGCCGCACCGCCAGCCGCTGGGTCAGGCCCAGGCGGGCGTTCTGCTCGTGCAGCACCGTGGGAATTCGCAGGCTCTGGGCGGCCAGCACCCCCGGCAGGCTGGCAAAGCCGCCGTAACCCACCACCACACCCGGCCGCAGTTTGGACAGCACCGCCCGCGCCTGCGCCACGCCCTGCCCGGCGCGGATCAGCTCGCGCGGGTCGGGGCGGCCCTGCCCGCTGCGGGCCAGTTTGCCCGCGTCCACGCCCTGAAACAGCAGGCCCTGCTCGGCGGCAATGCGTTCTTCCATGCCGCCGCGCTGTCCCAGGATCATCGCCGCGTGCCCGCGCCGCGTGAGTTCGTGTGCGGTCGCCACCGCCGGGTAAATGTGTCCGCCCGTTCCACCTGTCGCCATCACCACCAGAGCCATTGGGGCGCAGTGTAGAGGATGGGGTGCGTGGTGGGGGACGGACGGGGCCGGACCACCGGGTCAACCCGATCACCGGGAGAAGTCCGCGCCGGAATCTGCGCGAAAATTGGGATGCCCGGTGGCCTCGCGCCTCCTGTTCGACGTTTTTCGGTGGAGGCCCAGACCTCCAGCGCTGGCCCGGTTTGTCGCGTCGCTCGCAACTCAATTTGGCGCGATTATGGACGTCCAGGCCGCAGGATGTCGGCAAGATTCAGGGCCAGCCTATCCGGAAACCCTCGCCACCACGTCCCCCTGAGTCCCGCAGGCCGCCCCACGCAGCGCCTCACGCAGCCAGGGCGTTTGTCGGCGCTCGGGCAGGCTCAGTCGCTCATTCCTGGTGCGCCCGCGTTTGGAGCAATCCGTCCAGCCGCCGCAGCACTTCCTCAATGTTGTTCATGCTGGTGGCGTAGCTCAGGCGGACCTGACCGGGGGCGGCGAAATCGGTGCCGGGCACCACGGCTACCCGCGCGTCGTCGAGGATGATGCGGGCGGCCTCCAGCTCGTCTGGATGGATGCGGGTGGTGTCGGCCATCACGTAGAAGGCCCCCTGCGGCGTGGGCGTTTTCAGACCCAGCGCGTTCAGCCCGGCCACGATGCGGTCGCGCCGCTGGCGGTAGGCCCCCAGGGTCATCTCGATAAATCGCGTGGTCTCCTCGTGCTGCTCGAAGGCGGCCAGGGCGGCGTACTGCGACACGCTGCTGGCGTTGCTGGTGCTCTGCGACTGCAGGGCGTTCATGGCGGCGATCACCGCTTTCGGTCCGCCCGCGTAGCCGATGCGCCAGCCGGTCATGGCGTACGCCTTGCTGGCCCCGTTCACGGTCAGCGTATGCTGCGGCGCGAAGGTGCCGATGCTGACCTGAGCGGCGTCGTACACCAGATGCTCGTACATCTCGTCGGTGACGATCATCAGGTTGTGGCGCATCGCCACCTCGGCCACCGCCTGCAACACCTCCGGCGTGAACACCGCTCCGGTGGGGTTGCCGGGGCTGTTCAGCACGATCATGCGGGTCATGGGGGTGACGCGGGCCTCCAGCGCCTGGGGATCAAGCTGAAAGCCGCCCGCCGCGTGCGTCGGCACCGGCACCGGAAACGCCCCGGTCAGCGCCACCATCTCCGGGTAGCTGACCCAGTACGGCGCGGGAATCAGCACCTCGTCGCCTGGATTGAGCAGCGCGAGAAAGGCGTTGAACAGCGCCTGCTTGCCGCCCGACGTGACCGTCACCGCGTCCGGCGTGTACTCCAGCCCGTTCTCGCGCCGGAACTTGGCGCTGATGGCCGCCCGCAGTTCGGGGATGCCGCTGACCGGGGTGTAGCGGGTCTTGCCCGCCTCGATGGCGCGGATGGCGGCGGCCTTGATGTGCGCCGGCGTGTCGAAGTCCGGCTCGCCCACGCTCATGCTGATCACGTCCACCCCGGCTTTTTGCAGCTCCAGTGCGCGGCTGGTCACCGCCACCGTCGAGGAGGGCTTGAGGCTCAGCGCGCGCGCCGACAGGGCAAAGGGGCTGCTCATGGGGTTCAGGGTACAGGGCCGGAGGCAGCGGGAAAACGCGCCGCCTTAGATGGACGGCGGCGCGTCGACGTGCGGCGGCTGCAATATGCGGCTCTACGGCAGCACGTTCCAGTTCAGGTAGGCCCGCCGGAAAAAGCCCCGGTCTTCCAGTCGGGCGGCCAGGGTCAGTTCCACCGGGCCGGTGGGCGGGGTGAACCCGTCCGGATAGGGCGCCGTGAGATTCAGGCGGACGGGGAACTCCGCCGGCAGGGTGGTGGCGGCGTACACGCGGTTGGGTTCGGCCAGTTGCGCGGGCGGGGCGCCGGGGCTGGACCAGTGGAACACCGAGAGCTGGAACGAGACCGGGCCGCTGGTGTGCCCCGGCTCGTCGCTGACGCGCAGGGTGGCCGTGACCTGCTGACCGTAGCGGGCGTTGAGGGGCTCAGGGAACTCAAAGGCGTAGCGCAGATCGGCGGCCGAGTCGTTCTCGCAGCGCACCTGGGGATTGGCCCAGTCGGCGTGATCGTAGTCGATGCCGTCCCCGGCGTCCCCCACCACCAGCCGCAGCTCACCCTGGCCGCGGAGGTCCAGGTCAATGCGGCGCGTGGCGCTCGCGCCGGTCATGGTGCCGCTGTCATACGCCAGCACCCCGTCCAGGAAGACCTGGAACACCACGCTGCCCCGGTGGCCCACCTCGTCATCCACCCCGATGTCCGAGGTCAGGCGGGTGCAGCGTGCCCCGTTGTAGCCCTGCAGTGAGAAACGCATCTCGCTGCCCGCGT
This window of the Deinococcus radiopugnans ATCC 19172 genome carries:
- a CDS encoding UDP-N-acetylmuramate dehydrogenase produces the protein MTAASESQTGARVQRLPLARFTTLGVGGEAEVWFVATHEQLAEAMSAPYRILGGGSNLVIADEGVPERVIRLSGPLAERDLTPDPDLSEGDALVTGWVGGGVPLPGLVRALQKLGLGNLEGTVGIPAQVGGAVWMNAGTRYGEMFDGLHTLEIATPDGLQVLSPDDLRWGYRNSGIPRGHIVTRVRLKLQRSTPEEVLAKMTLADTARKGQPKMKTPGCAFKNPGGVGAGRLIDEAGLKGTRVGGALIAPEHANFIVNLGGATAGDVHALLDLIRQRVGVPLELEYELWPGGAQGQAASTSTSRPWAVERQ
- the murC gene encoding UDP-N-acetylmuramate--L-alanine ligase; translation: MTDPSLPSPTPDAARPEPLHYHLMGIGGIGMSAFARLLRARGARVSGCDESVTELTAQLQAEGIPVDCGHSATHITTRPHGKIDVLVASEAVPKSHPELVAAREAGIEVRPRMALLDELLRAGPSIGVIGTHGKTTTTSMIAVALIGAGLDPSAFVGGIVPEFGSNARVGAGPFVAEVDESDRAFAELGSETAVFTNAEDDHVGGNQATYWATVEEQHAGFAQYVAQSGRVLLCADWPGLRELCTGAKEILSYGQAMGADYRAVNLRPDPDGTSFTVTFQGETLGEARVGLPGVHNVLNALAALAVGHLYGGEFEAAAAALAAFGGPGRRWQRVGTLNGALVIDDYAHNATKVAAAVQAARQTGRRVRVVFQPHRYLRTQQSWPRLADALMDADEVLLLDIAAASETPIEGIHATLISGRMAANGHAGVRYLPDRAEVLRVLSESAAPGDVIVTMGAGDVWKLARELVDPAGARP
- the murG gene encoding undecaprenyldiphospho-muramoylpentapeptide beta-N-acetylglucosaminyltransferase, whose translation is MALVVMATGGTGGHIYPAVATAHELTRRGHAAMILGQRGGMEERIAAEQGLLFQGVDAGKLARSGQGRPDPRELIRAGQGVAQARAVLSKLRPGVVVGYGGFASLPGVLAAQSLRIPTVLHEQNARLGLTQRLAVRRARAVGTAYERVLGLDPRKATMVGMPVREERMDRMAALSRLKLRTGPLTILVMGGSQGSLFLNNHVPDTLRNILGTEGLLESGSAATTARIDLQFEPQGERNLFRDLVSEAVGSEAIQVLHSTGPRWFPEVASRVQDMDWYHATGFVDAVAAWSAADLAITRAGTGTLAEAAFHGVPAIMVPLPESAENHQFHNARMVQEAGAGILVEQARVSAELGAAVLQCASPAARAEMRDAALGRSPVGAAARFADLIEGSLR
- a CDS encoding pyridoxal phosphate-dependent aminotransferase — its product is MSSPFALSARALSLKPSSTVAVTSRALELQKAGVDVISMSVGEPDFDTPAHIKAAAIRAIEAGKTRYTPVSGIPELRAAISAKFRRENGLEYTPDAVTVTSGGKQALFNAFLALLNPGDEVLIPAPYWVSYPEMVALTGAFPVPVPTHAAGGFQLDPQALEARVTPMTRMIVLNSPGNPTGAVFTPEVLQAVAEVAMRHNLMIVTDEMYEHLVYDAAQVSIGTFAPQHTLTVNGASKAYAMTGWRIGYAGGPKAVIAAMNALQSQSTSNASSVSQYAALAAFEQHEETTRFIEMTLGAYRQRRDRIVAGLNALGLKTPTPQGAFYVMADTTRIHPDELEAARIILDDARVAVVPGTDFAAPGQVRLSYATSMNNIEEVLRRLDGLLQTRAHQE
- a CDS encoding NPCBM/NEW2 domain-containing protein, whose translation is MSVARLFPSVTSAVVLCALLAGCGTTPDSSAEMDPYAGGASFPWTYTAPAGSLGPQRLTAALNTLSFETLLGASNGWGPIEPDRSNGEQARGDGRTLTLAGVPYARGFGTHAGSEMRFSLQGYNGARCTRLTSDIGVDDEVGHRGSVVFQVFLDGVLAYDSGTMTGASATRRIDLDLRGQGELRLVVGDAGDGIDYDHADWANPQVRCENDSAADLRYAFEFPEPLNARYGQQVTATLRVSDEPGHTSGPVSFQLSVFHWSSPGAPPAQLAEPNRVYAATTLPAEFPVRLNLTAPYPDGFTPPTGPVELTLAARLEDRGFFRRAYLNWNVLP